Genomic segment of Pseudomonas iranensis:
GACGTGGGTATCAGCCTGTGACGCCGCTGCAGCAGTTGATCGCTGAGGTTCCGCAAACCGGTCGTGTGCGCTGGATCGGCGTGCGTCCAGAGTCCCGTGGGCCGATGCTTGAGCTCGAGGCGGTCGAGGCGCGGCTGGAAGCCGGGCTCACCGGCGACCACGCCCGCCCGGGCGTTCGCAATGCGCGACAGGTGACGCTGATTCAGTGGGAGCACTTGGCGGTGATCAATGCATTGATGGGCCGTCCCGATGACGAGCCGGTCCGGCCTGAAGATCTGCGGCGCAATCTCGTTATAAGCGGAATCAATTTGTTTAGCCTGAAGGGGCGGCGCTTTCGCATCGGGCAAGCGATACTCGAAACCACTGGCTGGTGTCAGCCCTGCGCACGCTTGCAGAACAATCTCGGCCCGGGCACGTTTCAAGCCGTGCGCGGGCATGGCGGGATCACTGCCCGGGTGTTACAAAGCGGCATCATTCGCCTCGACGATAGCGTGTGCGTCGAACCGGTTCCGGACAGCGGCTACGCTGCGTTCAATCCGGGCTGAAAACCGCTGTAGCCTGTGCTCATTCAGTAACGTCTACCTGACGAGGCAAATATGACCAGCCGCCTGAACCCCGAAGACCAAAAGCATGTCGAAGAGTACCTGCAACTGTCCCAACACCGTGTCGAGCGCCGGCCTTTCCGGCCGTGGATGCTCCTGGTGCTGGTGCTGGCAGTGACCATTGGTCTGGGCCTGTTGAGCCGATTTATCAGTTACCTGACGTTATGAGCTGCCTTGCGCTCCCTCGGGTAACCGCACCGATTTCCTTTAAAAACCTTGCGAGTTATCCCTATGTCCCATCGTATTGTCATTGTCGGCGGCGGCGCCGGCGGTCTGGAGTTGGCTACCCGCCTGGGTAAGACTCTGGGCAAGCGCGGCACGGCCAGCGTGATGCTGGTCGACGCGAACCTGACCCACATCTGGAAACCGCTGCTGCACGAAGTGGCCGCCGGTTCCCTGAACTCCTCAGAAGACGAACTCAACTACGTCGCCCAAGCGAAATGGAACCACTTCGAGTTCCAGCTCGGGCGCATGAGCGGACTTGATCGCGCGCAGAAGAAAATCCAGTTGGCCGCGACCTATGACGAAAACGGCGTCGAGCTGGTGCCGGCGCGTGAAGTGGCTTATGACTCGCTGGTGATCAGCGTCGGCAGCACCACCAACGATTTCGGCACCCAGGGCGCCGCGCAGCATTGTCTGTTCCTCGATACGCGCAAACAGGCTGAGCGCTTCCACCAGCAATTGCTCAACCATTATCTGCGCGCCCACGCCGGGCAGACCGACGTGGTCGAGCAGATCAGCGTGGCCATCGTCGGCGCTGGCGCCACTGGCGTCGAACTGGCGGCAGAGCTGCACAACGCCGCCCATGAATTGGCCGCGTATGGTCTGGACCGGATCAAACCGGAAAACATGCACATCACGCTGATCGAAGCCGGCCCACGAGTGCTGCCTGCCCTGCCGGAGCGCATCAGCGGGCCGGTGCACAAGACCCTGGAGAAGCTCGGGGTCAATGTGATGACCAACGCAGCAGTCAGCGAAGTGACTGCCGACAGCCTGATCACCGCCGATGGCAACGAGATCAAGGCCAGCCTGAAGGTCTGGGCTGCCGGCATTCGCGCACCGGGTTTCCTCAAGGACATCGACGGTCTGGAGACCAACCGCATCAATCAGCTGCAAGTGCTGCCGACTCTGCAAACCACTCGCGACGAAAACATCTTTGCCTTCGGTGACTGCGCGGCGTGCCCTCAACCGGGCACTGATCGCAACGTGCCGCCGCGCGCACAAGCGGCGCACCAACAGGCGTCGCTGCTGGCCAAGTCGCTGAAACTGCGCATCGAAGGCAAGACCCTGCCGGAGTACAAGTACACCGACTACGGCTCGCTGATCTCGCTGTCGCGTTTTTCTGCTGTGGGTAACTTGATGGGTAACCTGACCGGCAGCGTGATGCTCGAAGGCTGGCTGGCGCGGATGTTCTATGTGTCGCTGTACCGCATGCACCAGATGGCACTGTACGGGCCGTTTCGCACGGCGATGCTGATGCTGGGGAGCAAGATTGGTCGTGGCACCGAACCGCGTCTGAAACTGCACTAAGGCGCCAACCTGTGGGAGCGAGCCTGCTCGCGAAAGCGGTGGGTCTGTCAACACTGTCGTTGAATGATCCGGCCCCTTCGCGAGCAGGCTCGCTCCCACATTTTTTCGTGCTGTTCTCAAATCAGTGGGCGAAGGCCTGCAATGAATCGCTGTTCATCAGAGCTGGAACCGCCGCACCATGCCCTGCAGCGCATTGGCCAGTTGCGACAGCTCATGGCTCGATGCGCTGGTCTGATCAGCCCCCGCAGCCGAACGCACCGACAGGTCGCGAATGTTCACCAGATTGCGATCCACTTCCCGCGCCACCTGCGCCTGCTCCTCGGCAGCGCTGGCGATTACCAGGTTGCGCTCGTGAATCTCGTGCACCGACGCCGTGATCGTCACCAGCGCCTCACCCGCCCGCTCTGCGAGAACCAGCGTGCTCGCCGCACGAGATGCGCTGGCCTGCATTGACTCCAGCGCCTGGCTCGAACCGCTGCGCATGCCTTGCACCATCTGTTCGATTTCCTGCGTCGATTGCTGGGTGCGATACGCCAGTGCGCGCACCTCGTCGGCCACCACCGCAAAGCCGCGACCGCTTTCGCCCGCACGTGCTGCCTCGATGGCAGCGTTGAGCGCCAGCAGATTGGTCTGCTCGGCGATGGCGCGAATCACGTCCAGAACCTTACCGATGTCTTGCGATTGTTTGGCCAGCGACTGCACCAGTTCACCGGTGTTCTGCACATCACTGGCCAGCGCATTGATCGCGCTGGCGGTTTCGCTGACGCGCTCCTGGCCCAATTGCGCCGACTGACTGGACTGGCGCGTGGCATCGGACGTCGACACCGCGTTGCGCGCGACCTCCTCCACCGCAGCGGTCATCTCGTTAACCGCAGTGGCGGCCTGTTCGATTTCGTTGTTCTGCTCTTGCAAGCCTTGGGTGCTGTCGACGGTAACGGCGCTCAGTTCATCCGCGGCGGTTGCCAGTTGCGTAGCTGAGCCGCTGATACCTTGCAGGGTCTCGCGCAGGTTCTGTTGCATCGTCGCCAAGGCCTTGAGCAAGCGGCTGACTTCGTCATTGCCATGGGTTTCGATCGGTCGGGTTAGATCGCCCTTGGCGACACTTTCAGCGGCATCCACGGCGCTGCTCAGCGGGCGCACGATACTGCGCGTGAGCAACATCGCCAGCGCCACCGTGGCCAGCGCTGCCAAGGCAATGAACAGAGTTACGATGGTGCGCGAGGTTTCATAATGCGCGGCGGACTTCTCGCTTTCGGCAGCGACCTGGCGGGCGAACAGATCGGCGAGATCATTGAGCTGTTTGCCGGAGCCGTCGACCACGGTCTTCATGTCCACCAGGAGCAATTTGGTCAGCTCGTCACGCTTGCCTTGCTCGGCAAGGGTGAATGACTGGGCAATGCCAGTGCGATAGGCGGCGAAGGTTTTCTTGAACTGGTCATACAGCTGCTGGCCTTCGGCAGTGTCGACCAGTTTGTCGTAGGCGGCGATCTTCTCGCTCAGCTCCTTGTCGCGGGTGTCCATCTGGCCACGGTAGGTGGCGATGTTGGCCGGATCCTGATCGAGCGCCATGCGCAGGGAGATAGTGCGGATGCGCAGCATCAGTTCACGGATCTCGTCGCCGCCACGGATGCTCGGCAACCAGCGGTTCTCCACCGCCACCTCACTGTCGCGAATGCTCGACATCTGCCCCAGCGCAAACACGCCGAGCAAGGCCACCAACACCGCGATCAGGGCAAAACCCAGGGCAGCCCGGGGAGCAATATTCAACTGACGAAGCAACATGACGAACGCCCTTATTCTTGTAATGGCCAGATCAAGGGGCGAAGCGTTGGCAGTCCCCTCGTGTTAGCGGGCTATCGGCAGGTTGTATGACGACTTGAAGGGATTCAGCTTTCGGCAGGCAAAAAAAATCCCCGTATCTTTCGATACGAGGATTTTCAATATGGTCGGGGTAAGGGGATTCGAACTCCTGACATCCTGCTCCCAAAGCAGGCGCGCTACCGGACTGCGCTATACCCCGGTAAAAAAAAGGCGACCTTTCAAAGATCGCCTTCTTCGATCAGCGCTTTTGGCCTCTGATCTTAAGATTCGATCCCAGCGCAAACTGGTTTCAAAAATGGTGGGTCGTGTGGGATTCGAACCTACGACCAATTGGTTAAAAGCCAACTGCTCTACCAACTGAGCTAACGACCCAAATATGGTCGGGGTAAGGGGATTCGAACTCCTGACATCCTGCTCCCAAAGCAGGCGCGCTACCGGACTGCGCTATACCCCGGTTTGAAATTGGCTCCGTGACCAGGACTCGAACCTGGGACCCAATGATTAACAGTCATTTGCTCTACCGACTGAGCTATCACGGAACTACATATTTCAATTTACAACGGTGAAGCTTTGTTGCATCTCGCCACCCGTTCGCATCGCTGCGTTCGTGTGTCTGAGGCGCGCTATTCTACAACCTAGAACACCTCTGTCAACCCCCTAAATTGCTTTCAAGTTAATGATTTGCAACTTATTTCAGATTCCAACCCGGTGGGTTGAAACGCTGCCGGTGACTGACTGCGGGGCGCACTTTACAAGCCTTTTCCTTTGAGTTCAACAGCCTGGCGAAAAAAAGGCCTCGCAATGCGAGGCCTTCCCGGTTTCATTGCCGCTGAGGCTTAGCCGAAAACGATTTCGTCGTTCTCGACCTTGCCGGTGGCGGTGTCGCCAGGCATGAAATGACCCGACAGGATCAACTGCGCCAGCGGGTTTTCGATCCAGCGCTGGATCGCCCGTTTCAAAGGACGTGCGCCATACACCGGGTCGTAACCAACGGCGATCAGCTTGTCCATCGCTTCCGGGCTCAGTTCCAGCTTCAGCTCGCGCTCGGCCAGACGGCTGCGCAGACGACCCAACTGGATCTCGGTAATCCCGGCGATCTGATCCCGCGCCAGCGGCTCGAAGATCACCACCTCGTCGACCCGGTTGATGAACTCCGGACGGAAGTGCGACGTCAGCGCGTCCATCACAGCAGCGCGCTGCGCCTCGCGATCACCGACCAGTTCCTGGATCTGCATCGACCCGAGGTTGGAGGTCATCACGATCACCGTGTTGCGGAAGTCCACCGTACGCCCGTGACTGTCGGTCAGCCGGCCATCCTCAAGCACTTGCAGAAGGATGTTGAACACATCCGGATGCGCCTTCTCGACTTCGTCCATCAGGATCACCGAGTACGGCTTGCGACGCACCGCTTCGGTCAGGTAACCGCCCTCTTCATAGCCGACGTAGCCCGGTGGCGCGCCGATCAGACGAGCCACGGAATGTTTCTCCATGAACTCGGACATGTCGATCCGAACCATCGCCTCCTCGGTATCGAAAAGGAATTCGGCCAAGGCCTTGCACAGCTCGGTTTTACCGACACCGGTAGGGCCGAGGAACATGAACGAGCCGCTCGGCCGATTCGGGTCGGACAACCCCGCGCGGGACCGCCGCACGGCGTTGGCCACAGCCACAACCGCTTCTTCCTGACCGATTACCCGTTTGTGCAACAGGCTCTCCATCTTCATCAGCTTGTCGCGCTCGCCTTCGAGCATCTTCGACACCGGGATGCCGGTCCACTTCGACACGACTTCGGCAATCTCTTCTTCAGTCACCTTGCTGCGCAGCAACTGGTTTTCGCTCTTGCCGTGCTGGTCGACCATTTGCAGGCTGCGTTCCAGGTCGGGGATCACCCCGTACTGCAACTCGGCCATGCGATTCAGGTCGCCTTTGCGCCGCGCGGCTTCCAGTTCCTGGCGCGACTGTTCGATCTTCTGCTGGATCTGCGCAGAACCCTGCACCTCGGCTTTTTCCGAGTTCCAGATTTCTTCCAGATCCGAGTACTCACGTTCGTGACGCTCGATTTCTTCCTGGAGTTTTTCCAGGCGTTTCTTCGCCGCGTCGTCGCTTTCTTTCTTCAGGGCCTGGGATTCCACCTTCAGCTGAATCAGGCGCCGCTCCAGACGATCGAGTACTTCCGGTTTGGAGTCGATCTCCATGCGGATACGGCTGGCGGCCTCGTCGATCAGGTCGATGGCCTTGTCCGGCAACTGCCGATCCGTGATGTAGCGATGGCTGAGTTTCGCCGCGGCAATGATCGCGCCGTCGGTGATCGCCACCTTGTGGTGAACCTCGTAACGCTCCTTGAGGCCACGCAGAATAGCGATGGTGTCTTCTTCGCTCGGCTCGTCCACCAGGACTTTCTGGAAACGCCGCTCGAGCGCCGCGTCCTTCTCTATATATTGGCGGTACTCGTTGAGCGTGGTCGCGCCGACGCAGTGCAACTCGCCGCGAGCCAGCGCAGGCTTGAGCATGTTGCCGGCGTCCATCGAGCCTTCGCCCTTACCGGCGCCGACCATGGTGTGCAGCTCGTCGATGAACAGAATGATCTGCCCTTCCTGCTTCGACAGTTCGTTGAGCAAGCCTTTGAGGCGCTCTTCGAATTCACCACGATATTTGGCGCCGGCAATCAACGCGCCCATGTCCAGCGACAGCAGGCGTTTGCCTTTGAGGCCGTCCGGCACTTCGCCGTTGATGATGCGCTGCGCCAGCCCTTCGGCGATCGCGGTTTTACCCACGCCAGGCTCACCGATCAGCACCGGGTTGTTCTTGGTGCGGCGTTGCAGAACCTGAATGGTGCGGCGGATCTCGTCGTCACGGCCGATCACGGGATCAAGCTTGCCGTCTTCGGCGCGCTTGGTCAGGTCGACGGTGTACTTGTCCAAGGCTTGACGCGACTCTTCGTGGTTGGCGTCATTTACCGCTTCGCCACCACGCAGGTTGTTGATCGCGTTTTCCAGGGCTTTTTTGCTCACGCCTTGGCCGAGCAGCAACTTGCCGAGCTTGCTGTTCTCGTCCATCGCGGCGAGCAGCACCAGCTCGCTGGAGATGAACTGGTCGCCCTTCTGCTGAGCCAGACGGTCAGCCTGATTGAGCAGGCGCGCCAGATCCTGCGACATGTTGACGTCGCCGGTCGGGTTCTGGATTTTCGGTAGTTGATCGAGCTCTTTGGTCAGCTCTTTACGCAAGCTGTTGACGTCGAAGCCTACCTGCATCAGCAGCGGCTTGATCGAACCGCCCTGCTGTTCAAGCATGGCCTGCATCAAGTGCGCCGGCTCGATGGCCGGATGATCGTGGCCAACCGCCAACGACTGGGCGTCGGACAGGGCCAACTGTAATTTACTGGTTAAACGGTCAATACGCATGGGTCACCTTCCTTTTGAGCAGGCCGGACCTAAGAAACCATCCTGAATAAAGAAACCTGCCAGATACCACTGTAGATGCGGTCGATTCTGGGAGATTCAAGCGTCGGAGAGTTGATGCAGATCAGAGAGTTTAGCGGGTGAGCCAAACAAGAGAGGCGAAACGACCGGTGCGCGACGCACGGCGATAGGAGAAGAAGCGCGGATCGGTCACGGTGCAGAAACCGCCACCATAAACAGCGGTAACACCGCGTTCAGCCAGACGCAGGCGCGCCAGCTGATAGATATCAGCCATGAACTTGCCGGCATTGTTGCTCGGTGCGAAGGCTGTCGCTGCTTCCGGCAACTGCTTGACGAAGACTTCGCGTACTTCCGCGCCGACTTCAAAGGCTTGCGGGCCAATCGCCGGACCGAGCCAGACCAGCACGTCTTCAGGTGCAACATCGAGGCTATCGAGGGTCGCTTCAAGCACACCCGCCGCCAGACCACGCCAACCGGCATGGGCCGCCGCTACGCGAGTGCCCGCACGATCGCAGAACAACGCCGGCAGGCAGTCCGCCGTCATCGCCGTGCAGGCAATGCCCGGCGTTGCCGTCCAACTGGCATCTGCCGTCGCAACGATGCCCGGATCAGCATGCGCAACGGTGATCCCGTGCACTTGCTGCAACCAGGCAGGCTGGATGGAGAAGTGCTCGGTCAGACGCCGACGGTTCTCGGCGACGGCTTCAGGACGATCATCGACGTGATCGCCCAGATTCAGGCTGTCGAACGGCGCCTCGCTGACACCACCCTCGCGGGTGGTGACACAGGCCCTGACGCTGGCCGGCGCAGGCCAGTCCGGCGTCAGCCAGTTCATCCGACGAAGGCCTCGCGATCCTGCTTGAGCAGGGTCAGCAGCCAGACGAAATCCTCCGGCAGCGGCGATTCCCAGCTCATGCGCTCACCGCTCGTCGGATGATCGAGTTCCAGGAAGCGCGCGTGCAGGGCCTGACGCGGGAAGTGCTTGAGCGATTCAACCATGGTCGGGTTGGCCGCTGGCGGAATGCGGAAGCGCCCGCCGTACGCCGGATCGCCGACCAACGGGAAGTTGATGTGCGCCATGTGCACGCGGATCTGGTGGGTCCGACCGGTTTCCAGCTTCACCCGCACATGAGTGTGGGAACGGAAACGCTCGAGCACGCGGTAATGGCTGACGGCAGGCTTGCCGCCTTCCATCACTGCCATGCGCTGGCGTTGCTGGCCGTGACGACCGATCGGCGCATTGATCTTGCCACCGGCGGTGACCACGCCAATGACGATGCACTCGTAGATACGGCTGACGCTGCGGCTCTGCAATTGTGCGACCAGCTTGGTCTGCGCCTGAATGGTCTTGGCCACCACCATCAGACCGGTGGTGTCCTTGTCCAGACGATGCACGATACCGGCGCGCGGGACATTGATGATGTCCGGCACATGGTGCAACAAAGCGTTGAGCAGGGTGCCATCGGCATGGCCGGCAGCCGGGTGCACCACCAGGCCCGCAGGCTTGTTGATCACCAGGATGTCGTCGTCTTCATAGACGATGTCGAGCTCGATGTCCTGGGCGATCCATTCGCCCTGAGCTTCCTGCTCGGCAGTCAGCTCAAGGATGGCACCGCCATGCACAATGTCGCGCGGGCGGATGACCGCCCCGTCCACAGTCAGGCGACCTTCTTTGATCCAGGCGGAAAGGCGCGAGCGTGAGTGCTCAGCGAAGAGTTGGGCGGCGACTTGATCGAGGCGTTGGCCGCCCAATTCGGACGGCACCTCTGCGCGAAGTTCAATTTTATCGGACATGCTCGGACTGGGCGTCGGCACAGCCTTTGGTTTCGGCTGCGCGCTTGTGGTTAAATACGGCGTCTTTTGCCCCGAGGCTTTTCAACGGGGCGCTCATCATAACAGGACGGCCCCGCCCAAGACAGCGGCCGTCATAGGGACGCAAGCCGCCATGCAAGTGAAACACCTGCTGCTGATCGCCATCCTCGCATTGACCGCTGCTTGCTCATCGAAGGAAGTCGTAGACGAAAACCTCAGCGAAGCCGAGCTGTATCAGCAGGCTCAGACTGATCTGGACAACAACAGCTACACCAGCGCCACAGCCAAGCTGAAGGCTCTGGAGTCGCGTTATCCGTTCGGTCGCTACGCCGATCAGGCTCAGCTGGAGTTGATCTACGCCAACTACAAGAACGCCGAGCCGGAAGCTGCAAAGTCTGCCGCCGAGCGTTTCATTCGTTTGCATCCGCAGCATCCGAACGTGGATTACGCGTACTACCTCAAGGGTCTGACTTCGTTCGACCAGGACGTCGGCCTGCTGGCGCGCTTCCTGCCGCTGGACATGACCAAGCGTGACCCGGGCGCCGCCCGCGACTCGTACAACGAGTTCGCGCAGCTGACCAGCCGCTACCCGAACAGCCGCTACGCGCCGGACGCCAAGCAGCGCATGATCTACCTGCGCAACCTGCTGGCGGCCTACGAGATCCACGTCGCTGACTACTACCTGACCCGTCAGGCTTATGTAGCCGCTGCCAACCGTGGCAAGTACGTCGTGGAAAACTTCCAGGAAACCCCATCGGTCGGCGACGGCCTGGCGGTGATGACCGAAGCCTACCAGCGTCTGCACCTCGACGATCTGGCCGCCACCAGCCTGGAAACCCTGAAGCTCAACTACCCGGATCACCCGAGCCTGCAAGATGGCCAGTTCGTGCCACGCGTAGCCGAGGCCGACAACCGTTCGTTCCTGAGCAAGGCAACTTTGGGCCTGATCGAATCGCGTCCACCGCTGCCGCCGGGCGAAACCCGCGCCAACCAGGACGTGCAGAAGCAGTTCCAGGACGCGAAAGATGCGATCCCGAACGAGCTCAAGCCTAAGGACGAAAACGGCGACGTGATCGAAGAGCCAGAGCCGGAATCCAGCGACACCGATCGCTCGTGGTTCAGCTACATGACCTTCGGCGTGTTCGACTGATCACACCGGCGGTACGAAAAAGGGAGATCTGCGGATCTCCCTTTTTTATTGCCGCGCTTTAATAGGCTGTGCGCTGATCGGGTCCTTGGCTAAACTGCCGGATCATCAGTCGAAAAGCCGCTCATCATGCTTCGTTTATTGTTCTGGATTGCCCTGATCTTCGCCGCCATCTGGCTCTGGCGCAAATTCAAGGCCCCCGCCTCGTCCACCCGATCGCCGCGCGAACAGGATGCGCCGCCGATGGTGCGCTGCGCCCACTGCGGCGTGCACCTGCCCCGCGACCGCGCGCTGGGCAACCAGCAACTGTGGTATTGCAGCCAGGCTCATCTGGAGCAAGGCCCGGGCGCCAGTGGTCGCTGAGGCCGCCAACGCCGACCAGAAACAGGCGCAGCGTCTGCTGCGCCTTTATCATCTGTACCGTTTAAGTGTCGGCATCACTCTGGTGCTGCTGATCTCCAGCAACATGGACAACCGCCTGCTGACGTCGGCCAACGACGACCTGCTGCGCGGCGGCAGCTGGCTGTACCTGATCATCAATATGCTGCTGGTGGTGTTCCTCGAAAACACCCGGCGCCCGGCGCAGTTGTTCACCCTGGCCCTTGTCGATGTGCTGCTGTTGTGCGGCCTGTTCTACGCGGCCGGCGGCGTGGCCAGTGCGCTGGGCAATCTGCTGGTGGTCTCGGTGGCGATCAGCAACACCCTGCTGCGCCGACGCATCGGCCTGCTGATTGCCGCCATCGCGGCGATCGGCATTGTCGGCCTGAGCTTTCTGCTGGGGCTCAGCCGCCCCTTGAGCGCCAACGCCTACTTGCAAGCCGGCACCCTCGGCGCGCTGTGCTTTGCCGCCTCGCTGCTGGTGCAAGGGTTGATTCGTCGCCTCGAAGTCAGCGAGACCCTGGCCGAACAGCGCGCCAGCGAGGTGGTCAGCCTGGAGGCGTTGAATGCGTTGATCCTGCAACGCATGCGCACCGGCATTCTGGTACTCGACGAACAACGCCGGGTGCAACTGGCCAATCACAGTGCGCAGAGTCTGCTCGGCCATAGTCACCTGCAAGGTCATTTGATCGATGAATATTCGCCAGCACTGGTCGAGCGCCTGCAACTGTGGCGCAACAACCCGACCCTGCGCCCGCAGAGCCTGAAAATCCCCGGCAATGGCCTTGAGCTGCAACCCAGCTTCATCGCCCTTGAGCAGAGTCCGAACCAGCAGACGCTGGTGTTTCTCGAAGACCTGGCGCAAATCACCCAACAGGCGCAGCAACTCAAGCTCGCTGCGCTCGGGCGTTTGACCGCCGGCATCTCCCATGAAATTCGCAATCCACTGGGCGCGATCAGTCATGCCGCGCAGCTGTTGGCCGAGTCCGAGGAACTCGATAGCGCAGATCGGCGTCTGACGCAGATTATTCAAGACCACTCCCAGCGCATGAACCGAGTCATCGAAAACGTCCTGCAACTGTCCCGCCGCCAGCAAAGCGCGCCGCAACGGCTGGACCTCAAGCCGTGGCTGGAAGACTTCGTCGGCGAAATCCGCGAGCAGGCCAACGAGCGCCAGCACATTCATCTGCGAATCAATTCCGGCGATTTCACCACGCTGATGGACCCCAACCAGTTGCGGCAGATTCTCGACAATCTGATCCGCAACGCCTGGCGTCACAGTGCGCAAATGCACGAGCAGGCCGACGTCTGGCTGGCACTGTTCGTCGACCCGGACAGTCAGTTGGCGGTGCTTGAGGTCCAAGACAACGGCCCCGGCGTGTCGGCCGATGAACAGGCGCATCTCTTTGAACCCTTCTTCACTACCAGCAGCCAGGGCACCGGTCTTGGCCTTTATCTGTCCCGTGAGCTGTGCGAAAGCAACCAGGCACGCCTAGACTTCAAATCACGCCAAGGCGGCGGCTGCTTTTGCATCACTTTTGCTCACGGACGGAAACAAAGTTGAATACAAGCCCACGGCAAAAAATTCTAATCGTCGACGACGAACCGGATATCCGCGAGCTCCTGGAAATCACCCTGGGACGGATGAAACTCGAAACCTTCAGCGCACGCAATCTGGGCGAAGCTCAGGCGCTGTTGCAGCGCGAGCACTTTGACCTGTGCCTGACCGACATGCGCCTGCCCGACGGCACCGGGCTGGAGCTGGTGCAACACATTCAGCAACGCGATCCACACCTGCCGGTGGCGATGATCACGGCGTACGGAAGCCTGGAAACTGCAATCAATGCGCTGAAGGCCGGGGCGTTCGACTTCCTCACCAAACCGGTGGAACTGCCGCGCTTGCGCGAACTGGTCAGCTCGGCGCTGCGCCTGCCGACAGCGGGCGGCTTGAGCACGGCAATCGAGCGACGCTTGCTGGGCGATTCGCCGCCGATGGCCAATCTGCGCAGGCAGATCGACAAGCTCGCACGCAGTCAGGCGCCGGTGTACATCAGTGGTGAATCCGGCAGCGGCAAAGAACTGGTCGCCCGCCTGATCCACGAACAAGGTCCGCGCGCCAGCCAGCCGTTTGTGCCGGTGAACTGCGGGGCGATTCCATCGGAGCTGATGGAAAGCGAGTTCTTCGGTCACCGCAAAGGCAGCTTTACCGGTGCCGTCGAAGACAAGCCGGGGCTGTTTCAAGCGGCCCATGGCGGCACTCTGTTTCTCGATGAAGTCGCCGATTTGCCACTGTCGATGCAAGTGAAACTGCTGCGGGCGATCCAGGAAAAAGCCGTGCGCAGCGTCGGCGGCCAGCAGGAAACTGTGGTCGACGTACGCATCCTTTGCGCCACGCACAAAGACCTTGAAGCCGAAGTTTCGGCCGAGCGT
This window contains:
- a CDS encoding MOSC domain-containing protein, giving the protein MTPLQQLIAEVPQTGRVRWIGVRPESRGPMLELEAVEARLEAGLTGDHARPGVRNARQVTLIQWEHLAVINALMGRPDDEPVRPEDLRRNLVISGINLFSLKGRRFRIGQAILETTGWCQPCARLQNNLGPGTFQAVRGHGGITARVLQSGIIRLDDSVCVEPVPDSGYAAFNPG
- a CDS encoding DUF3094 domain-containing protein; translated protein: MTSRLNPEDQKHVEEYLQLSQHRVERRPFRPWMLLVLVLAVTIGLGLLSRFISYLTL
- a CDS encoding NAD(P)/FAD-dependent oxidoreductase; the protein is MSHRIVIVGGGAGGLELATRLGKTLGKRGTASVMLVDANLTHIWKPLLHEVAAGSLNSSEDELNYVAQAKWNHFEFQLGRMSGLDRAQKKIQLAATYDENGVELVPAREVAYDSLVISVGSTTNDFGTQGAAQHCLFLDTRKQAERFHQQLLNHYLRAHAGQTDVVEQISVAIVGAGATGVELAAELHNAAHELAAYGLDRIKPENMHITLIEAGPRVLPALPERISGPVHKTLEKLGVNVMTNAAVSEVTADSLITADGNEIKASLKVWAAGIRAPGFLKDIDGLETNRINQLQVLPTLQTTRDENIFAFGDCAACPQPGTDRNVPPRAQAAHQQASLLAKSLKLRIEGKTLPEYKYTDYGSLISLSRFSAVGNLMGNLTGSVMLEGWLARMFYVSLYRMHQMALYGPFRTAMLMLGSKIGRGTEPRLKLH
- a CDS encoding methyl-accepting chemotaxis protein → MLLRQLNIAPRAALGFALIAVLVALLGVFALGQMSSIRDSEVAVENRWLPSIRGGDEIRELMLRIRTISLRMALDQDPANIATYRGQMDTRDKELSEKIAAYDKLVDTAEGQQLYDQFKKTFAAYRTGIAQSFTLAEQGKRDELTKLLLVDMKTVVDGSGKQLNDLADLFARQVAAESEKSAAHYETSRTIVTLFIALAALATVALAMLLTRSIVRPLSSAVDAAESVAKGDLTRPIETHGNDEVSRLLKALATMQQNLRETLQGISGSATQLATAADELSAVTVDSTQGLQEQNNEIEQAATAVNEMTAAVEEVARNAVSTSDATRQSSQSAQLGQERVSETASAINALASDVQNTGELVQSLAKQSQDIGKVLDVIRAIAEQTNLLALNAAIEAARAGESGRGFAVVADEVRALAYRTQQSTQEIEQMVQGMRSGSSQALESMQASASRAASTLVLAERAGEALVTITASVHEIHERNLVIASAAEEQAQVAREVDRNLVNIRDLSVRSAAGADQTSASSHELSQLANALQGMVRRFQL
- the clpB gene encoding ATP-dependent chaperone ClpB, which codes for MRIDRLTSKLQLALSDAQSLAVGHDHPAIEPAHLMQAMLEQQGGSIKPLLMQVGFDVNSLRKELTKELDQLPKIQNPTGDVNMSQDLARLLNQADRLAQQKGDQFISSELVLLAAMDENSKLGKLLLGQGVSKKALENAINNLRGGEAVNDANHEESRQALDKYTVDLTKRAEDGKLDPVIGRDDEIRRTIQVLQRRTKNNPVLIGEPGVGKTAIAEGLAQRIINGEVPDGLKGKRLLSLDMGALIAGAKYRGEFEERLKGLLNELSKQEGQIILFIDELHTMVGAGKGEGSMDAGNMLKPALARGELHCVGATTLNEYRQYIEKDAALERRFQKVLVDEPSEEDTIAILRGLKERYEVHHKVAITDGAIIAAAKLSHRYITDRQLPDKAIDLIDEAASRIRMEIDSKPEVLDRLERRLIQLKVESQALKKESDDAAKKRLEKLQEEIERHEREYSDLEEIWNSEKAEVQGSAQIQQKIEQSRQELEAARRKGDLNRMAELQYGVIPDLERSLQMVDQHGKSENQLLRSKVTEEEIAEVVSKWTGIPVSKMLEGERDKLMKMESLLHKRVIGQEEAVVAVANAVRRSRAGLSDPNRPSGSFMFLGPTGVGKTELCKALAEFLFDTEEAMVRIDMSEFMEKHSVARLIGAPPGYVGYEEGGYLTEAVRRKPYSVILMDEVEKAHPDVFNILLQVLEDGRLTDSHGRTVDFRNTVIVMTSNLGSMQIQELVGDREAQRAAVMDALTSHFRPEFINRVDEVVIFEPLARDQIAGITEIQLGRLRSRLAERELKLELSPEAMDKLIAVGYDPVYGARPLKRAIQRWIENPLAQLILSGHFMPGDTATGKVENDEIVFG
- the pgeF gene encoding peptidoglycan editing factor PgeF yields the protein MNWLTPDWPAPASVRACVTTREGGVSEAPFDSLNLGDHVDDRPEAVAENRRRLTEHFSIQPAWLQQVHGITVAHADPGIVATADASWTATPGIACTAMTADCLPALFCDRAGTRVAAAHAGWRGLAAGVLEATLDSLDVAPEDVLVWLGPAIGPQAFEVGAEVREVFVKQLPEAATAFAPSNNAGKFMADIYQLARLRLAERGVTAVYGGGFCTVTDPRFFSYRRASRTGRFASLVWLTR